The Malus sylvestris chromosome 3, drMalSylv7.2, whole genome shotgun sequence genomic sequence atcaacacgtacacaaaatgggtgtagcggagatgaggatgcttcgttggatgtgtgggcacaagagaaaggataagattaggaatgaggatatccggggtaaagtaggagtagccgaaattgaaggaaagatgagagaaaatcggttacggtggtttggacatgtgcaaagaaggcctactgacgctccgattagaagatgcgactatgggacagaggttcagggccgaaggggcagaggaagacctaggaaaactttggaagagaccctaagaaaagacttagagtacttggatctaacggaggacatgacacaggacagaacacaatggcgttctaagattcatatagccgatcccactcagtgacttggattttccaagtctccaaccgagaagttttcatcactcgggaaattaagggaacactacctcaacctatatgctccactcacaaagcttcaacatacaagcttcaacaaaagaaaattcaaagaacttagcgaagaaagctttggtgtatttacacaatacgttgaaatgaaagaaagcttatttattgatatccccgataagttacaaatatgtacatatacttgagtcaaaataaacaaacaagagggagccttcacaaaggttgcttaggagaagtctcagcagtcggtagagccccagaaaaagaaggcaccggagggggatcattcggagcctcagtactggacaaaaccctagaaggaggaggcatcagaggttgatcatttggagcttcattacgcggtacagccctagaagacgaaggcaataaatgcctttggaacaaacccacaaatctctgatgatcaagtaaaacctgaccatcagattccttcatctggtcaagcttcctcttcatgtttgtagcatagtcatgtgcgagccggtgcaactgtttattctcatgcttgagccctctaatctcttgtttgagactcatcacttcagccgccaatgattcaacttggcgggttcgagcaaataggcgttgggccatattagacacagaacctgcacactgaacactgagagccagagaatccttaacagccaactcatcagaccgtttggaaagtagtctgttatctttgggagtgagaaggttcctggccactaccgcagcggtcatatcattcttcatcacggaatccccaacggtaagaggaccagtaggggagacgaaggatgggcgccatatgttgtctggagaaggcggggctgcctcttcaacaaggttcaagtcaaaacgacggtcggaggggccagacattttcaaaggtgttgaagagagaagaggtcggacaaatcaagatcttagaagtgcaagaatggagcttctactggtggatattcaagtgtgctttggaacttaatgtcagcccctataaaaatctgcactcgagaagcttcagaaatcgaagaggcgcctgctcagaaatcgaaaaggcgtttgctttctcaaaagctgggctgctcagagaccacgagggtcgatctcagaaatcgaagaggcgtttgctttctcaaaagctgggctgctcaaagaccacgaaggccgatctcagaaatcgacgaggcttgctttctcaaaagctgggctgctcagagaccacgagggccgatctcagaaatctaagaggcacctacttttccagccttgtcagcacctgtcacacgcacactcaactttgcggaaattatgggcattctgtcgaagatttctgacgaagtagaaagcacatgaatcgtactgttcaatcacccacttcccacacgcaacagtagctcatgggtaccacagataactttgccaaagttctctgacaaagttgagacacgtgaagcttgcagctcccactacatcgctctgaccaagaagggtaaaagaattgcaaagaaacaacactaacaaagtttaaacacataaattttgaaggtctagctaccatattattacccacaagggtaaaggaacagtaccactgctggataattggaaagtcccggtgtgtcaacctctgtgcttcgtggcaaggtagactagcaaacatgcccaacctgtactcacattcgagaaaacactcccaacaagattgcttgctccaaaatcgaagaggcaccgccctccgaatctcgagagccagacttccaacatgattactttctcaaaaatcgaagagagggtaaaggaacagtaccactgctggataattggaaagtcactgtgtgtcaacctttgtgcttcgtggcaaggtagactagcaaacatgcccaacctttactcacattcgagaaaacactcccaacaagattgcttgctccaaaatcgaagaggcaccgccctccgaatctcgagagccagactcccaacatgattactttctcaaaaatcgaagagagggtaaaggaacagtaccactgttggataattggaaagtccctgtgtgtcaacctctgtgcttcgtggcaaggtagactagcaaacacgtccaacctttactcacattcgagaaaacactcccaacaagattgcttgctccaaaatcgaagaggcaccgccctccgaatctcgagagccagactcccaacatgattactttctcaaaaatcgaagagacatcgctctccgaatctcgagagccagacccccagcagaattactttctcaaaaatcgaagaggcatcgttctccgaatctcgagagccagatccccgacaggattgcttgttcgaaaatcgaagaggcaccactttcccaacttcaagagctggatctccttggataaagcttgtctgtaatcttcacacgcaacatcagctttccagataccacaaaccactttttcaaagtgctctgacagagttaaaatatgtgaagctggcagctcccactaccgtgctataaccaagcagggtaaatgaatagcattattacttgatgttagggaaactcctatatatgtcgacctccatccctaacggacaggcagacctgcaaaaatgctcaaccctttctcttatctgagagggcactcccaacgaagcctttcgaaatattcagctttctttacccccgataatacctctgtaaacaagctatactagagcaagaatatctcatatcatcagggttaaaagcaagagtatcccatatcatgctttttccctgtctttttctttggccttgttcttacctgcaagacaaggagaaagagagcaatcagtcagcacttggaatcaagcttccagccaggaactgactgcctggaaccccttacctgattacttacctggcattgctctcgagtactcatcttcaacatcttatgcttcccgggaagataccgcatctgcctgaggaacaaatagggcaagtgagaaggatacaaggaagcatgtggagacaagcgtaacagcacacgtgccgatacatccactactctgtcaaaagcaaaagtatcccatatcagcagggtcgaacgtactctagatttgatggacttgttttgaccctcaaattcttcagtcggccttatactctggaggaaaccagaaaaccctccagcccagttcaagaataagcctgtggaaagttacttcttcaaaagcaaaagtatcccatatcatctctcctcatttttcttctctttatccttcatgctgcctgcaagataaggagaatgtgaacaatcagccggagctctgattgcttaccttgtctgtcacctctttcagcagatcccctagctcggcgacttgggggactcatactacatggtttgtatcgcgcttgaccaagcatgaaactacaagtaagcttcaagtgaaattgatacattaccttgtgcatctccaccagttatagataccacccctggatggaggaagagtacttccagagaagatgccacatctacctatgagacagataaggcaagtcaagacgataccacacttcggtacttagaagtttcgtggctacgagatcattctcccacaatatttcctaatgtcatttgtactaaatcattcacttgtactcactaaaggagagcttgaacctatgtacttgtgtaaacccttcacaattaatgagaactcctctattccgtggacgtagccaatctgggtgaaccacgtacatcttgtgtttgcttttgtgtaaactcttcacaattaatgagaactcctctattccgtggacgtagccaatctgggtgaaccacgtacatcttgtgtttgctttcctatctctatccacatgtgcaaagaaggcctactgacgctccggttcgaaaatgtgactacgggacagaggttcagggccgaaggggtagaggaagacctaggaaaactttggaagagaccctaagaaaagacttgagtacttggatctaacggaggacatgacacaaaaccgagcgcaatggcgttctaggattcatatagccgaccccacttagtaggaaaaggctttgttgttgttgttgttgttgttgttggtagaGCACAAAACCTCTTGACATTAATAATGAAATTAATCAAGCAAAACCAACAACAATGAAGAATCAAAATTCCAGCTCCAAATTAGTAAAtggagaaaataaataaaatcaggCATAACTATAGCGTGATGGCTGACTGGTCAGGACCCGAGTATTATCCTTTAATTAATAGCCACCATTAGGAACTGGTTTAGGTTTTGAGCTGCAGAAGAAAGGCCCAACAGAGTACAGCTTGATGTTCTTGGCACTGAGGGTACGATAAGAAGAAAGCAGATGACCAGTAATTCCTTGGTTAACGTCAGTAGGGACTTTGCAGGTCTCCAATGGAGAATAATCGAGAAACGCCTTGCACTCTGTGAGCTTCCACTTGTCTCCAAGCTGCGACGGCGACAACGTTGAGATGAAGTAACCCTTTGCATCAGTTGCACCACTCAATATGGAGAAAGGAGCAGTCTCGTAACCTTGTTCATCCTCAGCCAAACATGTAATCCTTACCACAGCTCCTACGTTCCAACCCAATAAAACattgattaattaaaaaaatttataaactagTTGTAAGCCTGTAAATATGTTCAAACTCATGATATTACGCTAGGTCGTGACATATCAACCATGTCCTCCACCTATACTATAACACATGGATTACACGTGAGAGTGCAAACATACCACAATGTAAACCCTAAATTTTGAAAGTTACGTTAAGAGATTCTTCATGATACATAATGTGCCCTTGATTGTCTAAGAACGTAAGATGCATGAAGATGATTTAACATTGAATTAGAGACTACCTTTAATTGGGAAGCTTTGAAGGCCTGATCTGCACAAAACCAGCCCCTGAATATCAATGGTCTGAGGTTTTAGCTTTGTATATACTTCTGGTTTTGGTTTTCCGACATTCGGTAATTTTGGCATATCAACCTTTGGAAGTTTTGGATGCTCATCAACCTTTGGCTTAGGCGCACCGGAGCTATAATCTGTAGCAGAGGCAATGGCTAGCAATGAGAAGAGAAGCATGGAGGAGGAGGTGGCAAAGAGGAAACGGGAGGTGAGAGCCATTGTTTGTCACTCTTGTTGTAAACAATGTATGCACAAGGTGAACTAAAATTGGATGCTTTGTGAGTTGAAGAGTCACTACCGTATCCTTATATAGCAATGGCTTCaagtgttttatttttctttactatTTTTAGAATTGTTGGCAGATCAGAATGGTTCAAGTTTTTGATATCCAGAGtctgattaattaatattgtgTTCGAGAGAGTTTACATGGAAGCACGTTGGTAAAGATAAATATCATAGGTTTGGGGTCAAACacttcaatttttcttcaaataatCCGAACTACTCAATATAATCCAAACTACTCAGTAGCACAGAAAATTAACAATCAAGATTAAATtgtgaaa encodes the following:
- the LOC126616753 gene encoding uncharacterized protein LOC126616753, whose protein sequence is MSGPSDRRFDLNLVEEAAPPSPDNIWRPSFVSPTGPLTVGDSVMKNDMTAAVVARNLLTPKDNRLLSKRSDELAVKDSLALSVQCAGSVSNMAQRLFARTRQVESLAAEVMSLKQEIRGLKHENKQLHRLAHDYATNMKRKLDQMKESDGQVLLDHQRFVGLFQRHLLPSSSRAVPRNEAPNDQPLMPPPSRVLSSTEAPNDPPPVPSFSGALPTAETSPKQPL
- the LOC126616755 gene encoding protein SEED AND ROOT HAIR PROTECTIVE PROTEIN-like, encoding MALTSRFLFATSSSMLLFSLLAIASATDYSSGAPKPKVDEHPKLPKVDMPKLPNVGKPKPEVYTKLKPQTIDIQGLVLCRSGLQSFPIKGAVVRITCLAEDEQGYETAPFSILSGATDAKGYFISTLSPSQLGDKWKLTECKAFLDYSPLETCKVPTDVNQGITGHLLSSYRTLSAKNIKLYSVGPFFCSSKPKPVPNGGY